CGCGGCGACGGAACTCATCGGTCGGGACGCACCCATCGCCGTCATCGTCCTGACCGTCCTCGTCGTCAACCTGCGGATGATGATGTACAGCGCCTCGATCGCGCCGTACTTCGAGCGCGAATCGGCGCGTTGGAAGGCGGCGCTCGCCTATCCACTGACCGACCAGGCCTACGCCGTCTCGCTGTTGAAGTTCCGGAACGACGAGCACACCAGCAGACGGTGGTACTACCTCGGCGTCGCGCTGTCGCTGTGGACCGTGTGGCAGCTCTCGACGGTCGCCGGTATCCTGCTCGGCGCGAGCATTCCAGCGGGATGGCATCTGGAGTTCGCCGTCCCGCTGGTGTTCCTCGCAGTGTTAGTTCCGGCCGTCACCGACCGGCCGACGCTGGTGGCCGCCATCGTCGGCGGCATCACCGCAATCGCGGCCAACGGCCTCCCGTTCGATCTCGGACTCGTCGTCGGCGCGCTCTTCGGTATCGGTGCCGGACTGCTGACCGAGGAGGTGGCCTGAATGGCGACGACGGGGCTGAGTGATGTGAGCCTCTGGCTCATCATCCTCGTCGGTGGTCTCGGAACGTACCTGATCCGCGTGTCGTTCATCGCGCTGTTCGGCCGACTGGACGACGTGCCCGACGGCGTCGAGCGCGCACTCCGATTGGTCCCCGCCGCAGTCCTCTCGGCGCTCGTCCTGCCCAAGTTCGTCTACATGGACGGGTCGCTCGCGCTCTCACCGGACAACCTGCGCCTCTTCGCGGGCGCACTGGCCGTCGCCGTCGCGTGGTACACCGAAGACATCTTCGCCACCATCGTCGCCGGGATGGGCGCGCTGTGGCTCCTGAGCTACGTATTCGGCTGAACGGGAGGATTCTGAGTCGATTACCGGGAAGACGACCTCGAAAACCCCCGCCCGCTCGCTACGCAACTAATTTTGAGTCGGGTTTCCTGCGACAGCAGTGACTCCGATGACGACCCCGAAAGCCCCTGTCCGTTCGCGGCCGCTGTGCGGGATATCCACGCTCTCCACAACGCCCGCGTAGATAGTGCCCGCACAGCGACTACAGCAAGCGCGAACGGACAGCCCCTTTCAGTCCCACCCAGACAACGCTACCGCTCCGCCGCCGCACCGCGCCACGTCCTCCCCAACCGACTCCTCGCTGACGCTCGTCGTCCCTCGCGCACGTTTCTCGCGCGCGCCGTGCGGTTGGTCAGTATCGACCGCCCCGTGCAACCGGGTGGCGCGCGCTGACAAGACGTTCGCCAGCGGTCCGGCTGAACCGTCTTAGAAGGTTCGTGCGAGGGATGACGGAAGGAGCGTTAGCGACTGGAGGAATCGGTTGGGGAGGTGTGTGGTGCGGTGCGGTGACGGAGCGGTAGCGTTGTCTGGGTGGGACTGAAAGGGGCGCCCGCTCGCGTTTATCATGGGCGTCTCACCGACCCCTCTTGACGAAACGAGCGACGAAGGAGCGAGTGAAGGAAAGATGTCGGCGAGCGACCGGGAGCGGGCGGGGGCTTTCGAGACGGTCTTCCTCCTAGCAACTCCAATCGCACACCAACCAAAACCAATTCGGAGCGAACGGGCGGGGGCTTTCGGGGTCTCAATCTCGTTGCTGAAGTCACGATAGAACCAAACACGCAGTTCGTAGCGAA
The genomic region above belongs to Haladaptatus sp. R4 and contains:
- a CDS encoding AzlD domain-containing protein → MATTGLSDVSLWLIILVGGLGTYLIRVSFIALFGRLDDVPDGVERALRLVPAAVLSALVLPKFVYMDGSLALSPDNLRLFAGALAVAVAWYTEDIFATIVAGMGALWLLSYVFG
- a CDS encoding AzlC family ABC transporter permease codes for the protein MLGIIPFGMVTGVAAVEVGIPAIHAIAMSVIVFAGASQLAATELIGRDAPIAVIVLTVLVVNLRMMMYSASIAPYFERESARWKAALAYPLTDQAYAVSLLKFRNDEHTSRRWYYLGVALSLWTVWQLSTVAGILLGASIPAGWHLEFAVPLVFLAVLVPAVTDRPTLVAAIVGGITAIAANGLPFDLGLVVGALFGIGAGLLTEEVA